The sequence below is a genomic window from Brevibacillus laterosporus.
AATAATCTAACCCTCCGGTAAATATAATCTTCCGGAGGGTTAGATTATTTTCGCGATTTCAGCAGCTACAGGCTGAAGTGTCAAATAGTTATCTAGATCGTCGTAAGAAAAGCCAAGAGCGGTTTCCATCAGGAAGCAGAGGACGATTATCTTCAAGGTCTGCTGTAGGAATTTTCAAACATAAAAAATTTGGTGCTCCAAGGGATTGCAGGATTTGTCTGACTTGACTTTTTGTCAGACCGGAAAGAGGAACAATATCCGCTCCTCCATCACCATATTTTGTGAAGAATCCGGTAGCTGCTTCGACCGCTTGATCAGTCCCAAGGACTAATAATCCTAAGTGTGCAGCTAAATCAAACAGAACCTTCATTCGTTTCTTGAGTAAGCTCATCGCAAGCAACACGAGCCATTATACCGACCAAGGTTGAATCAATACCGCCGCTTATCCCAACAACGTACCCTGTCACGATATTCTGTTTCTGGTAGCGTATTTATATGAACATTTAAGGATTGATTAATCTCTACTTGTTTATTCATCCTCAACGAACCTCCTTCACATATAATTGATGCTTCTTGATGTAGTTCAATACTTCGTCAGGTAAGAGAAAACTAGCCTCACCGTCATTGCGAAGTTCACCACGAATATAGCTAGAGCTAATCCCCATACTAATTCCTTTAGACATCGTAAGGAAATTATCGTCGTTATTACGTAATAACGGGTCCTTAGCGATTAAATCATCGGAGTGATATCCTTCCCGTGCCATGACGATGAACTTGTTGTTCTTTACTAATTTTTCGGCGTTACCCCAAGTTGATATTCCTTCTAATAAATCTGCTCCCATGATGAAAAAGAATTCACCTTGCGGATATATCTTTTTAAAATAGTTCATTGTATCGTAGGTGTATGTTTCTCCAGGCAAGGCATTCATTTCAACAGTAGAGATTTCAAAAAGAGCTTCACCAGAGCTGTTCTTCTTGTTTTTGCATGTTTCTAAGGCGAGTTCAAGCATTTTCAACCGGTGGTGATCTTCTGTTTGAAGAATTTTATCTCTACGCAGAGAGGAGCAGGGAACAAAGAATACTTTATCGAGACGTTTGCGTTTCGCCACCGCAGCAGCTGTAAAAAGATGAGAATAGGTGATTGGATCAAAACTACTTCCATAAATGCCATAACGCATTAAAGTTTCCCCCTTTTTTTTACATTTGGAAAGCCCGCATTGTCAAGCATTTTTCGCGGTCTCTTTGATAAGAAGGCTAAATCACCACTATCTAATCGAATACCAGTAAGCTTTTGTCCACGTTCTTCCATCCGTTTCGCTACTGTAATGGCATTATTTCCTATTTCAATAACACTTTGCCCATCAGCTGCTGTCACAATTCGAGATGCTATCTTCCTCATACATTTTTTTGGACCGCAGATAATCAATGTCACTCTCATTAAAGTAGAGATTTTCTACGATATCAATGAGGCGGTAAAAATCATCAAATACAACTTGTGTGCGGTGTACATCCTTTTTATATAAAGCATACATTAGGTTGTTTACAATTATAGCAAACATGGATATAGCGATATACTTTTTTGCGGATTTTGTACTCTAATCTAAGCTCTGATTGACTGAAAAAAACGATATCCTGTACGCTAAGGACTACCGGCATCGATTTTTCCTTATATAAGTGGTAACAATGAATCAAGGCTAGCCCTCCACTTTTGATCGAACGTATACGTACCAAGGAAGTTGATATGTTCCCATTCTAACAATGTAATTCTGATAAAGAAAAGAAGTAGGTGTGCTGATCATTTTTTGCGCTTTGCAAATATACGACCAAGTTGTATAATAAAAAAACCGATCGGTCTTAAAAAATGACGTATATCTTCGGTAAATGGAGGCAAGTGGATTCATGGCTAATCGTAAGGGAGAACAAACCAAAGCACTGATCGTGCAAAAAGCGTCGAAACTTTTTAACCGCCAAGGATATATGGCTTCTTCGATATCTGGCATAATGCACGAGACTGGTCTTAAAAAAGGAGGGATTTATAACCATTTCGAAAATAAAGAAGAACTGATGCTGAGCGCTTTTTCCTTTTCCATTCACACGATGAGCCAATTCTACTCTGAAGCGCTGGCAGGAAAAAAAGGCTGCATGGAACGTCTTCTTTCCATCGCTTCCGTATTTGAAAAGCTTGCTGAAAACGAACTCTTGCCTGGTGGCTGTCCTATTATGAATGCAGCGATTGAGGCAGATGACGCAGACCTCTTGCTACGAGAAAAAGCTTGTGTAGCAATGGAGGATTTGCTCGGAATGGTTCGCAATCTTGTTGAGAAAGGCATAGAGAAGGGGGAGGTTAACCAAGGTGTAGACTCCGAATTTGTGGCGATCGTATTTATCTCCACGCTGGAGGGGGCGCTAATGCTGAGCAAACTATACAGGAACCCGAAGTACATGAATAGAGCAGTGCTTCATCTAAGATCGTTTCTTGCTTTAGAACTATGCCAAGCTGTCTAAAATAAAGCCGTTGGTGGCTTTATTGCACAAAAACAGACCGATCGGTTTTAAAAAACATCTAATTAGGCTACCTGAGATTGTACCTGTTCGAGTCATTTCTACAGACAGCAACCTTGCAGACTTTAACGCCGATGAGACACCACGCGTTACGACTCTGGAGAAAATGGCTGCCTTGAAGCCGGCATTTATTCCTGATGGTATCATAACAGCTGGAAATTCAAGTCCGATTAAATACGGAGCATCTTTATGCTGACAGGAATCATTCCCGCCTCAGTAGTTCTGGCTTGGGAAAGAGAGATAAAACCTGATCCTGACAAAGTGAATGTAAATGGTGGGCCATTGCTCTAGGTCATCCTCTGGGAGCAAGTGGAGCCAGACTGATCACAACGATGCTGCACGAGCTGGAAAAACGAAAAGCACGTTACGGATTCGCCACTGTCTGCATCATGCACGGGATGGCGGTTGCTACGATCATCGAGTGTGAAGAATGAGAGGAGGAAATGAAAATGAAACCTTGGCTGTCTCAACTGCAGAGACTGATGAACAAAGACGTGCCCGAGCCAGCAGCACTTGTATGACACTCCAGGGAGAAAAGGCCAATGGACGTTAGTTTCAGTGAGTAAGGAGTTGGGTACCGTGAAAAACATGACAATGAATGATCATCCTACCGTAAAACAGCATTACCGAAAGATGGAGAATGTTCAGAGAAGCGACGTTAGCATCCTCGATACAGAGTTGCTACGAGATCGATGCCTGCATGCAGGGGCTGACGATGTCGGATTTGTCTCTGTGGACCGACCTGAACTAGCCGACCAGAGAGAAGAGATTTTAAACCTATTTCCTGGCGCGAGGACGCTGATAAGTTTCGTCTGCAGAATGAACCGTGAACCCTTACGCTCGACTGCCCGATCCATTGCTAACTCGGAATTTCATCATGTGCTCGATACTGTAACGCATATTGGGCATCAAATCGTGAAAGAGCTTGAAGAACACGGAATCAAAGCGTTGAACCCGCCGGCAGGCTTCCCGATGGAGCTGACACGGACCGGAAAGGCATGGGTCATTTCGCATAAACCTATTGCCGTGGCTGCGGGACTTGGACGAATTGGCATTCACAGAAATGTCATTCATCCGAAGTTCGGCAACTTTATCTTGCTGGGTACGATCATTACGGATGCGATCATGACTTCAGAAAGCCACCCCATAGATTACAATCCGTGTCTGGAATGCAAATTGTGCGTGGCAGCTTGTCCGGTTGGGGCGATCGGTGCTGATGGGCATTTTAATTTTTCTGCCTGCTATACGCACAACTACAGGGAATTTTCCGGTGGTTTTACGGATTGGGTGGAAAGCATTGCTGATAGCAAGACCTCGAAAGAATACCGGGCCAAAGTGAATGACGCAGAAACCGCATCGATGTGGCAGAGCCTCTCTTTCGGGGCCAACTATAAAGCCGCCTACTGTCTGTCCGTTTGTCCAGCAGGAGAAGATGTGATCGGTCCATTTCTTGCCGATCGCAAGAACTTTTTTCAAGAGATTGCCAAACCACTGCAGGATAAAAAAGAAATGGTTTATGTCGTTCCAGGTTCTGACGCGGAGGAGTATGTGAAAAAACGTTTTCCGCATAAACAAGTACGGCCTGTGAGCAATGGCTTACGTTCGAAATCAATTCGGTCATTTTTGGCGGTTCTTCCTCATATGTTCCAAAGAAATCAAGCGAAAGATTTAGCAGCTACCTATCATTTTACATTTACAGGAGAAGAAGAGGCCCAAGCAACTGTTGTCATTCAAAACCGGACCCTTTCTGTAAAAGCGGGACATATCGGAGATGCCAACTTCCAACTTATTGCAGACAGTCAAACATGGATTCGTCTTCTTGCCAAAGAAACAGGGATATTGTCAGCCGTCTTGTCCGGCAAAATTCGCACAAAAGGCTCTTTAAATCTTCTTAAGGACTTTCGTAGGTGCTTTCCGTCATAAATTGCGCTGAGTATTTGTCGATAAACCAAATAGCTATAGGAGGGTTTAAGATGTTAAACAAAGATGTCGTCCTATGCACTGAAGAAAATGGAATCGCAAGAATTACACTAAACAGACCGGAAGCACTAAATGCATTAAACCGAGATGTACTTGAACAACTTTCGTTCTTCTTGGACAGGGTAAAAACTGCTTCTAGTGTAAAGGCAGTGATAATTACCGGTGCTGGGGAAAAGGCATTTTCCGCAGGAGCGGACATTCAGTTTCTCAATAAAGCGACTCCTCTAGAAGTGCGGGATTTAGCTCAGCTAGCTGTTACGGTTACGAATAAAATCGAATCATTGGGAAAAGTAGTTGTTGCTGCTATTAATGGATTTGCACTAGGAGGCGGGCTTGAGTTAGCTGAATCCTGCACGCTCCGTGTTTCTACTAATCATGCTAGATTAGGACATCCTGAAGTCCGTATTGGAGCTGTTGCTGGTTTTGGAGGAACCACAAGACTTCCCAGACTTATTGGAAAGGGTCGGGCTGCAGAACTGTTACTCACTGGAAACTCGATAAGTGCAGACGAAGCGTACAGACTAGGATTAGTTAATCGGATTGTTGAACCTGATTTGCTACTATCAGAGGTAGAAACTCTTATCCTAGAAATTTTGTCTCAAGCTCCTCTCGCAGTAAAACTGACTTGGGAGGCAATTCATCGTGGGGGGGATCTAACGTTAGAGGAGTCAGCGCTTCTTGGTGCAGATTATTTCGGTTTGATTGCTTCTACAGAAGACTTCAGAGAAGGAACCAAA
It includes:
- the nadD gene encoding nicotinate (nicotinamide) nucleotide adenylyltransferase; this translates as MRYGIYGSSFDPITYSHLFTAAAVAKRKRLDKVFFVPCSSLRRDKILQTEDHHRLKMLELALETCKNKKNSSGEALFEISTVEMNALPGETYTYDTMNYFKKIYPQGEFFFIMGADLLEGISTWGNAEKLVKNNKFIVMAREGYHSDDLIAKDPLLRNNDDNFLTMSKGISMGISSSYIRGELRNDGEASFLLPDEVLNYIKKHQLYVKEVR
- a CDS encoding TetR/AcrR family transcriptional regulator codes for the protein MANRKGEQTKALIVQKASKLFNRQGYMASSISGIMHETGLKKGGIYNHFENKEELMLSAFSFSIHTMSQFYSEALAGKKGCMERLLSIASVFEKLAENELLPGGCPIMNAAIEADDADLLLREKACVAMEDLLGMVRNLVEKGIEKGEVNQGVDSEFVAIVFISTLEGALMLSKLYRNPKYMNRAVLHLRSFLALELCQAV
- a CDS encoding 4Fe-4S ferredoxin, with protein sequence MTMNDHPTVKQHYRKMENVQRSDVSILDTELLRDRCLHAGADDVGFVSVDRPELADQREEILNLFPGARTLISFVCRMNREPLRSTARSIANSEFHHVLDTVTHIGHQIVKELEEHGIKALNPPAGFPMELTRTGKAWVISHKPIAVAAGLGRIGIHRNVIHPKFGNFILLGTIITDAIMTSESHPIDYNPCLECKLCVAACPVGAIGADGHFNFSACYTHNYREFSGGFTDWVESIADSKTSKEYRAKVNDAETASMWQSLSFGANYKAAYCLSVCPAGEDVIGPFLADRKNFFQEIAKPLQDKKEMVYVVPGSDAEEYVKKRFPHKQVRPVSNGLRSKSIRSFLAVLPHMFQRNQAKDLAATYHFTFTGEEEAQATVVIQNRTLSVKAGHIGDANFQLIADSQTWIRLLAKETGILSAVLSGKIRTKGSLNLLKDFRRCFPS
- a CDS encoding enoyl-CoA hydratase; this translates as MLNKDVVLCTEENGIARITLNRPEALNALNRDVLEQLSFFLDRVKTASSVKAVIITGAGEKAFSAGADIQFLNKATPLEVRDLAQLAVTVTNKIESLGKVVVAAINGFALGGGLELAESCTLRVSTNHARLGHPEVRIGAVAGFGGTTRLPRLIGKGRAAELLLTGNSISADEAYRLGLVNRIVEPDLLLSEVETLILEILSQAPLAVKLTWEAIHRGGDLTLEESALLGADYFGLIASTEDFREGTKSFLEKTQPSFKGR